The Ictalurus furcatus strain D&B chromosome 12, Billie_1.0, whole genome shotgun sequence nucleotide sequence TTTGAATGTCATTTACGGCAGCGGTTCTCAACCTGTGGCCTGCACGCTGAaaatctaaatgaataaaatggtaGCTGTGCAGCAGCGTCGCTTTACAGTAGAGAAAAAAATCGAGTTTTTATTGAAAGACGTTAGAACGATGGCGGAAGTCCCAGAGCTGCTGCAGGAAATGTACTGTTCAAAGCTGAAGAGAACTTCATTTAAGACGCTCAGGGTTTCGTGTCCgttgcgtgtgctgtttaatgtgctTTCTTCATGTACCTATTAAACTGTCCTGCTGTTACAAACACTTAATGCAATCTAGTCTAGGAACTTTCAATAAAATGAACACGACACCAGTAGAATCAGCGCATCAAGGCATTCCGCACTGAGGTACGGACACTACAGCAGGTTTAGTCTCGTACCCGGGTAGTGTATTGATCCTGTTTGTACGTTCAGAAGAGGAACTGACCTGAAAAATCATTTGATGAGGCAGCATGAGACATCACAGTATTGATCAGAACCACTGACTGTTCAGGTCCTCGGTGAAGTGTGCAGTATTTCAGAACCGTGCGTTCTGACTGTAACCGAGGAGCAGCGTGGAGACGTGTCCACAGAACACGTGTGTTCAGTCCAGAACACATCAGGTTACACAGTGGAAGTGCATGGATTACTTTGATGCGGCCTTTTATCTGCTGTTTGGACACAAAGTTCTGGCGCCCATTCGTTTGCGTTTATGTTTGTGTTCCGAttgaagacagacagatgtaaaCATCCTGGATGACCTGGGGATGTAAATAAtcatcacattttcattttcaggtgAGATAACACTGTAAACTAGGCTTTATAGCTGACCATAACCACACGTTCTTTTTATAGCAGTGATATCGCTTTATTGTGCGCTTcatcagtgttgtgtgtgtgtttgtggagcaCAGGTCTAAGAAAAGTAAACGGTAATGTGTTGCAGGTAGTTTGTTGAATTATTGATTACAATTGTTGAAGAAAAGACAatacagcatgttttttttgtaacaatataatttgttcttgtttgtttgttgctgaCAAGTGAGGCAGAAATTTTAACATTGAAATACATTTGAACCGCGTTTTATTTTCCGTTTGTGTACAAGGCTTTGTACtgtaagtgtttgtgtttgcaggGAGTAAACGTACTGGGCCTTTGAGGTGCGATAACGCTGCGTTTTTGTTCgttttatacttttattctcattttggattacagttgtatttatttaatatttaatgtgctatgaatatataatatgtcTAACTTAAATGCTAGTTGAATAAAGAGGTTGAGACGACTAAACTTAAGTTTTCCTAACTACATCTTATAAGTTAAGATTACTTTTTTATTGGTGAAGTAAACTTTTCTactgaaaaaaaactaaacttgtAAAAGGCTACTTATTATTTTAAGTTAAGTCGACTAAAAGGTTTTACCATGCAGTCCAGTGCTGCTCCTCCTACTGGTGGTAATCAGGTAACAGTGTCTCCTCCAGCTGGTCTCGAACATGATCAacatatttctggatttctgaGATGCGTTCGCGATTCCTTTCAACCTTGTCATCATGTATCGTCTTCATTAGTGTGCTGTTGATCCATGCCAAGAGCTCATCCTCTCTGTTGTCAAACTTCTGCAGGTGTGTGTCATGTGACTCGCTGGCCACGTCGATCACCGTGTCTTCGTCCACAAAGAGCAAGCGCACATCATCAGGCAAATCCTCCTCCAGCTCTCAGCAGTGTTGCCACAGCAGTCTCGAGCACTTTCTCATGTTGGTGGTTCTCCAGACCTCGACACTGAGCAAATATGCCTCGCGCATACCTCTCCAACCATGCCTGTGATGTTTCTCCCAAAGTTTTGAATGATGTCCTCTAACTGAGCCACTAGTTGCAGCTCCAGAGTCAGGAGAGTGTCCCGAAGCTGCACAATCTCATTTCTGACTCTGACCTTCAACAAGCTGTGGTCTGCTGCATCTCAGCCATCACCCGTCTCCTGGACCTCTCAAAGTCAGCAACTATTTGAGCTCGTTTCTGCTGATTGTCAGCCATGACCTTTTGTAAACAGGTGAAGAAGCATTCCATCTCATTCTACCTTTGCATTTGCTGTGCACCTGCTTCAAAAGTCTGCATGAATAATGCCTCCAACTGTATCCAAACAGATGAGGCCCGTTCAAATATTCCACAAACTCTTCCTTAGGCAGCTGAAGATCTTGTTCCATCTTTTCGGAGCCTCTGCTGCCTTCTGCTCCTGCAGTTCGTTGTGTTTTATCTTCTCAATTGTGCTCCCATACTGGTACTGTGCCTTTTGTCCAGTTCGGTCATCTAGTAGCCTGTAGTCTAGGTGAACCAGGTCTGACAGGTATGACAGGTACGCAGCCACAGAAACTTTGTAGTTTTCATCTTTGCAGACTGGATTTCCAGAAAGCTCAATTGTGCACAGGTTCTTACATTTTCTTAGGTATATTACTGTCAAGCTGCGAGATCAAATTGTTACCAAGTGAGAGGATATGCAGGTTCTGCAGTGCATCTATTAACTACAGAAATGTTGAACAAACTCAGGTCTTGAAATTTCAGGAATGTATCCAACCCTTCAAGTGAGCTTCTCTAATCCCGAAATCTTCTCGATGTTATTATTGTCGAGGTGAAGCTCGGTTAGAGATGAAGTGCCATAAATGGTCTATCTTTAAGATGTTTATTTGTGGTgcacatacaatatataaaacattattattattattattattattattattattattattattattattgttgttgttgttgttgttgttgttgttgttgttattgttgttgttgttgttgttgaacatcATAAGGTCATGATATCATGATATAAAATcaaagaatacattttttatgagTAAAACAAAGATTTATGCTttttgacaccccccccccccccccattagtTTGAGTGATTCTCTGTAGaagtttagacttttttttaaattatatttataaaaactcTCCCAGAAGcaataaattgtaaataagAACTTGGACCTTTTTGTCTTCCATTAACATACCAGATACAGTTGAGTTTCTTTATTCAGTGTGATTGCgagacaacacacacagctgctgtcCGATTATTGTTCATCTGTAAAACTCTCTGTGGTCTGCTACAGCACTTTAAAATTCATATGGAAGAggacttttgtaaaaaaaaaaataaaaaaataaccaaataaacaacaacaaaaaacaaatgccCCTGAGATCAGGGGAGTAAACCAGCCTGGGCATTAGGCGCTGCAGCCCAGAAGATTTGTTCTTTATCCCAGAATAAtcctccacttggagcggtttgtctctacataactgaacatcagtaaaagaagacggcagtgATGTATTTTAGCAGGCTCTATCCAGGCTCACAATGACATGCACCTCACctgaatgttgtttttgttttttcacattcCAGAAGTTGTACTAAGTCCCCAGTGGCCAAACTGATGTACTACAGGTGAGATTTTGCTAATACCTCCCtttaaacaaatacagtacTCAATTATTTGAACAGGTCAGACATCTCGCTATAATTCTCCTACAGCTTTCAGAATGTAAACAcgtgtttttaaatgacttctGTATGTTAAAACTTATGTCATTGTTAATAAATGCATTGACGTTTTAACTCAGTGGGTGGAATTGCCTGACGGTCCCTTAGGCACCTTGTGCAGTGATACCGGGTCAGAGCATTCTGAGGTGTGAAACATTCTGCAGCTCTAATACACGCTGGCGTTTTTGAGTCAATGTTTTATGTCCGtataaaataattgaatattattaaaactactGGTGTTGAAATCTGTGTAAGATTGTCGCCTCTATAGAACAAGGACAGGGGAAAGTGAATATCCAGCGAATATCAAACCTAAAACTGGCTTTATCACACTGTaagatttccatgtatctcaggaatctcagattatgccttTCAGATCTTCCGTCATGcctttcagcctgttctacaattacttctattaacatttagttctgtgcttagaaagtgtggttcTCCTCAGAGCGTTTCAGATCGATCTGGGGagcctaaatgaacacacacggacacatgcACGCTCAAATAGACATCCGAGTTTATTCATGCAGaccaagagtatttatacacattgataacagcagTTCATGGAcagtttctactggtgcaggggccagacagatagacaaaacaaacacacagaacatgaaaataagtcttttcaagagacagaaaatacatgtgccagctataataaaggatggcagttgatcatcttatttaaagaggtaattaaatgtatacattcatcataggtatttgatagcagttcataatatgagagtacatgatataagagaatttcctttcacacacacacacacacacacacacacaaaacaaccaAATTGGAaatctttatacacatttattaattattttagatGTAAACAATGagatatttctttatttatacaaatCATATTATTGCACATTAAATGAACTGGTCAAGGtgcatgttgtgtgtatgttgatacaCACACTGTTAATGATGAGGTAAAGTGACAGTGACTCAAAgctgagaataaagaaagaaagaaagaaagaaagaaaggtcaGTGAAACTGAGTGATGAAGTGATGAAGGCGAGACTTTCTGGACGTTGGTGATTTTCCAGCGTGCAGTGAAACCAAACACGAGCTTTTCATTAAAACCTGTCTGACCActctcacttcctgtctctctctctctctctctctaaaggtctggtattatgattattataaaaGTTCCTGGTGAGACAGTGTATAGGTTGAGCTCATGTAAACACACGTTTGCATCCAGGCTCGGCCGGTTTGACTGCAAAATCCTCTCGCTGGAGCAGAACTCACAGAGCAAACACACGGGGTCAGTCACTACAGCTTCGCATAAACACGTGTAAACAACCACGACACTTTAgaggagaaacaaacaaacatttcccCTGGatcactatcacacacacacacacacacacacacacacacacacagaaagtgtgcctGATACACTACatgtgtaagtgtatgtgtgtatagaaATCTGTacaggggtgttttttttttttttggcagaaacaCAGTGAAATAAAGTGACGAGTTCTGTTTTCCAGAGATTATCAAATCCTCCACGTACAACCTGAAAACACAAAGAGGAGTGGTTAAAATGcgatctaaacacacacacacacacacacacacacacgaaatccATCCAGGCTAAATCATGTAGAATGAGAAGATCTAAATGAAATGTCTGTGACTTTCATttatcagaaataaaataaaacacgagCTCCGGCTGGAgaaggtaataaataaaactgtgtgTAAAGCTGAAGTGGACACATGCACTGTGTGTGGAGTGTTTCCTCTCACTGCAAACGTGTTGGGTTCGATAGTAACACTATGTGATCGGACTTTATTCAGACGGGATTAGTTGCCCATGTGGAGGAGTGTAACGTGATTATTCTCAGAGTATCTCAGGGGTTTTAGCCCCAATGTTTCAGTCATTTCTTTACAGACAGAACTCCACTTTACACCTGGTAGcttggctctgggttactgatcagaaggtcgggggttcaagccccagcaccaccaagctaccactgtcgGGCCCatgatcaaggcccttaaccgtttctgctccaggggtgctgtatcatgcctgaccctgtgctctaaccacaacttcctgacatgctggggtatgtgaagaaaacaatttcactgtgctctaatgtatatgtgataaagaCTTCTTCTTCTATCCCGTCTGAATGACGTGCGAGAGCTAAAAGAACTAAGTTCCTATAGATGTGTAACGTGATGAAATGCTCGGGGGTGATTTTCACTCACGtacgttgtgttttttttgtttcaacagTCACTTGTtctaaacattcactgatgtaGTTTAACAGCTGCACTTACAGACCGGCATTAGCAAATTCAGAGTAAAGAGGATTTCTGAGATATATTGTGTTGCGTGTATTATGTGTCGGTCTGTGTAGAATCAGCGACGTCTGACTTTATGCTCCTGACtgctgtttccatgcatttacATACAGCCGCTTTAAATACATCTTTACATTTCACTCTACAGGCTGGTTAcagtgcgtgcgtgcgtgtgtgtgtgtgtgtgtgtgttctcctgaaCACCAGCCTCACTctctaaatgtaaatagtgTGTAAAACACCTCCAACTTTCTGACACATTAATGATCCCTGTATTGGAGGAGATGGAAACGTTAAATGAAATCTAATCTGAGACTGTTCACACCGACATCACATGACCACATATCAGACTGATATCAATAATTCAGCACCACAAATTAAGTGtagaaaccatcacacacacacacacacacacacacacacacacacacaacagatctGAGGGGAATGAAAATCACACTTTTACACTCTAGgtttattttcagaaataatACTTTAAACTCATACTGCTAAAATGAAGACTAATATGTATATTAATAAGTACATTAGTAAGCACATTAATAAGTACATTAATAAGTACATTAATAAGTAAATTACACTATATAGTAACAGCAGAGCAGTAATACAGGAGCAGTAATTGATGACGCTGtagtttattactattattagaacataaattgtatttttaatcgttttgttggtttattattatttctgcaaTCTTTAGACTCATCATCAGAGGCTTTATcgatattattattagtaacaATACTAGCAGGAGCGTGTAACTGcagataatatttatttaaccacCTTATATTTGTcattgttaatattaataagcATAATAGCAGTTTAGTAATTTTATCACACTATCATGTACACTAAGTATtgcattatataatattataatagtaGTATATTAGACCAGAGTTAGTCAAaggaattagtttttttttttgttgacatttCGACTTCTTTATTGTAAACAAGTTATTTATGTCTTTATTGTAAACAGGTGTCACAAAAGTGTATAGTTTTTCTACATAACTTCCATTTTCCACAAAATAttcttttgtattattattaatacaattaacattatttctattatttttagaCTCATGAGTATGAGCATGTAGCCGCCTGTTCGGTGTATTTCACcatcatatattttattattgttattattattataattattatatttattattataaagttatTATTGTATTGCGTAATGGTACAGTATAGtgatgttatgttttttttttattctggccTACTCTAgatgttatgtttttttattcagcATGTTCTGTGATtaggatatgaaatatacacgCTGAGAAACAGGTCTAGATCTCGTCACTCTGAGAGAACTGTTAAAGGTTCTAGGTAGAACCCTAAAACAGAGAGTTTCCCTGTCCGACACGTTTATAAGAACATTTGGAAGAACCCCTGAAGAATCCCTTTTAACACTAAATgatttattaacttattattattattattattattattagtagtagtagtagtagtagtagtagtattgttgttgttgttattattgttattattagtagtagtagtagtagtagtggtagtagtagtagtagtggtagtagtattgttgttgttgttgttattattgttattagtagtagtagtagtagtagtagtattgttgttattattattatgattattatgattattatgattatgatgatgatgatgatgaggctgAACTCGCCTGCTCTCACGGTGTCTCGTTGTCCGCAGGTTCGTACGCTTCGTTGGTGTAAGCAGCATTTTTCTCGCTCTTTCCTCCATCATCTTCCTCTTCCACCTCCATTTCCTGCTCCATTTCCTCCTCCTCGGTTTTCCCGCTGTCTCCTCTCCCCCGCATGGAGCTCAGGCGCGTGGTCAGTCTCCTAGCGATCCGCCAGAAGCCGCTGCGCTTCCCGTCTGCGTCGAGGTTCCCCGCGTACCACATCACCCACATTCCCACGCCAAAGAACATGAGGACGGCGCCGGTGAGCGCCAGGAAATCCCCGTAATAGCGGCCTCCAATCTGCAGGGACCCACACAGGCCCACCAGCAGCACGATGAAGCCCaccaggtcaaaggtcaccgCCAGGAAGAAGAGCGGGGCGCACTGGCCTATAATCCGCTTCAGCTCCATCACTCAGGATGCTGAGGAGTCCGAGAGCGCGCGCCTGCACCTTAAACCGCCTTACCCAGCAGGTAACCGCCCTGCGTGACGTCATCTGCACCTCCTACAGCGCGCGCCAGGTGCGGTCTCCTGTTTATGGATAGCCATCAAGTCCAGAAAAGACGCGAACTCTCCAAACTCCCCAACACGCGACTTTTATCTCTGCGTCATGACGTGTGATGAGGCGGAGTTAggctactgttaccaccctgaaacTAATCCCCAACGCcccatccacccccccccccccaaccagcACACCCctaagtgtttaattcctctcataccacagcaatttccaaCTATTATACTTTTTTACGCATTGcaaaacaacacatcatacatatTATTCCttacagttatgtttaatgttacaATACATTTAATGCTGAGGCACATCGGCAAAAATGTAGTTCCTGTTCCTCCTTACAGAACATAATAGCAGCTATAACTTTCATAATAACTGCTGTTACTTTCAGTGAAGTAATTAGTTCATTAATCAATCgattaatcaaccaatcaatcgATCAgttaatgaatgtgtgtattgtcaTACAGTTATGGTACAGTTCTCATGAATGACCTCATCCTGACATGTTTTCAGCACTTCCTGGCGCACAAGGCA carries:
- the LOC128615621 gene encoding transmembrane protein 238-like; its protein translation is MELKRIIGQCAPLFFLAVTFDLVGFIVLLVGLCGSLQIGGRYYGDFLALTGAVLMFFGVGMWVMWYAGNLDADGKRSGFWRIARRLTTRLSSMRGRGDSGKTEEEEMEQEMEVEEEDDGGKSEKNAAYTNEAYEPADNETP